The DNA segment GCTGGGGCTGGCGTTTTAGTGACAGAAGGTTGTCGTGGCGAAGGTGGATATTTAATTAATAAAAACGGTGAACGCTTTATGGAGCGTTATGCGCCGCATGCAAAGGATTTAGCTTCGCGGGATGTGGTCGCGCGCGCTATGGCATTAGAATTACGTGCTGGAAATGGATTTAATCCAGAAGGGACCGATTACGTAAAATTAAAGTTAGATCATCTTGGCGCAGAGATTATTAAAAAACGTTTACCTGGAATTCGTGAATTGGCATTGACCTTTGCGCATGTGGATCCAATTACCACACCTATTCCTGTTGTTCCAACTTGTCATTATATGATGGGCGGAATACCCACCAATGTCCATGGTCAAGTGATTACGCTGGATATTGAAGGTCAAGATCAAGTCGTTGAAGGTCTATACGCGGCAGGAGAGTGTGCCTGTGTTTCCGTGCATGGTGCAAATCGATTAGGCGGTAACTCTTTGCTGGACTTAATTGTATTTGGCCGTTCTGCTGGATTACATGTTGGCGAATCTTTAATCCAAGATTTACCGTTACTCACTATTAATCAAGATGATTTAGATGCGGCATTAAATCGCTTGAATCGTTGGGATCAATCTAAACAAGGTGAAAGTTTGGTTGAGATTCGACATGCGATGCAAAAAGTGATGCAAACTGATTTCGGGGTTTTTCGTACCGCGAAATATATGGAAGAAGGTTTAGTTAAATTAAAACAATTAAAGGAACGTTTAAATCACGCTGTTTTAACTGATCATAGTCAGGTGTTTAATACCGCGCGTATCGAAGCCTTAGAACTCGATAATCTTATGGAAGTAGCCTATGCTTCAGCGGTATCGGCGTTAACTCGCGAAGAAAGTCGTGGTGCGCATAGTCGCGAAGATTTTCCAAAACGGGATGATAAAGTTTGGTTAAAACATCTACTGTATTTTTCTAAAGTAGATACGATAGATTTTAGACCCGTGAATCGGAAACCTTTAACCGTACCACCCATGGAGCTTAAAGAACGAACCTACTAATGCATAATCGTCGTCTTTTTTTGATTTCGTTGTTGGATTGCCTTTTTTGTACACTCGGCTACTAAAACCAATCCGCCTATAAATCAAATAAATACTTGATTCTGTAAGGAGGTTAGCTAGATATCTATGTGTACATTATTTTTTGTTTGATTTTTATTCATTAGGTTAAATTATGCAATTTTCCATTTATCGTTATGATCCCGAGATCGATAAAAAACCTTATATGCAGGATTACACACTGGAGATCGCCTCGGGTAAAGACATGATGTTATTGGAAGCTTTGGAATGTTTGAAGGAACAAGATCAAACTTTAAGCTTTCGCCGTTCTTGCCGTGAAGGAGTCTGTGGATCCGATGGTATGAATATTAATGGTAAAAATGGTTTGGCATGTATTACGCAAGTTTCGTCCTTGCGTTCGCCGGTCGTATTAAGACCGCTACCGGGGTTACCGGTGATACGTGATTTAGTAGTGGACATGGAACCTTTTTTTCGTCAATACGAAAAAGCTCAACCTTATCTTATTAACGATAAAGAACCGCCGGCAAAAGAACGCTTACAATCACCCGAAGAACGTGAAAAATTAGATGGGCTTTATGAATGCATCTTGTGTGCTTGTTGTACCAGTGCTTGTCCTTCTTATTGGTGGAATCCTGATAAATTTTTGGGGCCCGCCGCGCTATTGTGGCTTTGTCGCTTTTTGGTAGATAATCGCGACGATGCTAAAGAACAGCGTTTAGCTGAGTTAAATGATCTCTTTAGTTTATTTCGTTGTCGGACCATTATGAATTGTACGACGGTATGTCCTAAAGGACTTAATCCGGCTAAGGCAATAGGCCATATTCGCTCTGAGCTTTTACAAGAAGAAGTGTAATTAAAATATTCTCAATAGGGTAAATTCAACCATTATGACTGAGCAATTAAAATCGGCGCAGGCCTTACAAAAAAATTCCTATCTTTTTAGTGGTAATGGTAGCTATTTAGAAACTCTGTATGAACAATATCTACACGACCCGAGTCAGCTAAGTGCTGATTGGCAAACCTATTTTAGCCAACTCAGTGATAAAGAAAATGATGTTTCGCATGCTGATATTCGCGCTTATTTTACTGAATTAGCGCAACGACCCCTCGAGAAAAGAACGGTTCATGAGCCCAGTAATTTACATGATAAACTACTTAGTTTAATTGATGCTTATCGCCGCTATGGCCATTACCAAGCGCACTTAGATCCCTTAGCCTTAGCTGCAAAACGTGAAATAATCGATTTAAGCTTAGAAAATCACGATATTAACGCGCAAGATTTAACGCGCATCGTTAATCTTAATGGTTTACTCGGTTTACAAAGTGTTACCGCGGAAAGTTTACTGGCTCAGCTTAAAAAGATCTATTGCAGCAGTATAGGCTTTGAATATGAACATATTACCGATCATGGGCAACGAACTTGGTTGCAAGAACGTATCGAAGCGGTTGCGGGTAAACCGAGTTTCGCAGCACAAGTAAAAAAAACTATTTTAAAAGGTTTAATTCAGGCTGATGGTTTAGAAAAATTTTTGGGTAATAAATTTGTTGCACAAAAACGTTTTTCTTTGGAAGGTGGAGATAGTTTAATCCCTTTACTCGAAGAGTTAATCGCGCATGCAAGTGCCGCTTCGGTACAAGAAATCGTCATTGGTATGGCGCATCGTGGCAGATTAAATGTACTTATTAATATTTTAGGTAAATCGCCAGCAAAACTATTCGAAGAGTTTGCCGGTAAGTTAACGCAAGAAAATCGTTCGGGTGATGTCAAATACCACAAGGGTTTTGCTGCCGATATAAAAACCGATCACGGGGTCATGCATGTCGCTATGGCATTTAATCCTTCACATCTGGAAATTGTTAATCCCGTGGTGGAAGGTTCCGTGCGCTCACGCCAAGAGCGTCGCCAAGATAGTGGAAGAAAACAAGTATTACCATTATTGATCCATGGTGATGCCGCTTTTTCCGGTCAGGGCATTGTGATGGAAAATTTTGAATTATCACAAACCGAAGCTTATGGTACCGGTGGAACTTTACATATTGTTCTGAATAATCAACTTGGTTTTACCACTGATCCGCAAAATGCACGTTCGAGTTGGTATTGTACTGATCCTGCTAAAATTGTTGATGCACCGATTTTTCATGTTAATGGTGACGACCCCGAAGCGGTATTATTTACTTTACAACTTGCGTTTGATTTTCGGCAAACCTTTAAAAAAGATGTTGTCATTGATTTAGTTTGTTATCGTCGTCACGGACATAATGAAGCCGATGAACCCGCAGCGACCCAACCATTAATTTACCAAACCATTAAAAAACTGCCCACCGCAAAACAACAGTATGCCGATGCCTTAATTAATCAAGGGGTGGTAAGTGCAGAAGAAGTTCAACAATGGTCCGATGAATATAGAAATCGCTTAGATAATGGCCAACCTGTTGTGCATCGCCTTACTAGCGATTACGAAAATCCTTATCGTATTGATTGGCGTCCTTATCGCTATCAAGATTGGCGGTCACCCGTTGATACGGCCGTTGATTTATCCGTATTGAAAAAATTGGCTACGCAACTAGAAACTTTACCGCCAGGGTTTGTATTGCAAGCGCAAGTGGCCAAAATTATGGAAGATCGTCGTAAAATGACAGCTGGCCAGTTACCGTTAAATTGGGGCTATGCCGAAACCATGGCTTACGCTACCTTATTGCAAGATAACTATGAAATACGTTTATCTGGTCAAGACAGTGAACGCGGCACCTTTTTCCATCGTCATGCAGTGCTCCATGATTTTAATACCAATCAAACCATAACACCTTTAGACCAGTTGGCTAAAAATCCAAATGCATTTACTGTGATTGATTCAATACTTTCAGAAGCGGCGGTTATGGGTTTTGAATATGGTTATGCTATTTCGAATCCGAATAGTTTAGTGATTTGGGAAGCGCAGTACGGTGATTTTGTTAACGGTGCGCAGGTGGTTATTGATCAATTTTTAAGTTCTTCAGAACAAAAATGGGGTAGACTATGCGGTTTAGTTTTATTCTTACCTCATGGTTATGAGGGTTCCGGTCCAGAACATACCTCGGCTCGTTTAGAGCGTTTCTTACAACTTTGCGCCCAAGATAATATGCAAGTGTGTGTACCGAGTACACCGGCACAGATTTTTCATTGCTTGCGACGACAAATGTTAAGACGGTATCGAAAACCTTTAATTTTAATGACACCGAAAAGTTTATTACGCCATAAATTAGCCGTATCAACTTTGCAAGAATTGGCGAGCGGTACCTGGCAATCCATTATTTCGGATAGTGAAGTTGACGTCAAAAAAGTAAAACGTGTCGTTTTATGTAGTGGTAAGGTTTATTATGATTTACTCGAACAACGGCGTACGCAAAACCGTGAAGATATTGCACTGATACGCATCGAACAATTATATCCTTTTCCAGACATCGAGTTGCGTGCTGTACTAAATTCTTATTCCAAAGTAAAAGATATTGTATGGTGCCAAGAGGAATCTAAAAATCAGGGTGCTTGGTATTGTATCCAACATGAACTTGTTGCGTGCCTAGCAAAAATCCAAACGCTACGGTATGTGGGTAGGCCCGCTTCCGCCGCTCCTGCGGTGGGTTCACCTTTGGTGCATACAGAAGAACAACAAACTTTGGTTAAAGAAGCTTTAACCTAAAAGCTGAGTTAATATTATTTAGAGGTATCCAGAAATGAGTATTGAAGTAAAAGTTCCGATGTTACCTGAATCGGTTGCCGATGCCACCATTCTAAAGTGGTATAAAAAACCAGGTGAAATGGTTAAGCGGGATGATAATTTAGTCGATCTGGAAACTGATAAAGTTGTTTTAGAAGTACCGGCACCCGCCGACGGTGTGATGGGCGAAATTGTAAAAGAAGCAGGAACTGTGGTTAAAGCGGGTGAAATTTTAGCGCATCTAGACATTGACAAGGAAGCTAGTATGAAAACAGAGAAACCCTCTTCATCTCCAGTAGCACCCGCACCCGTCGCAGAAAAAACGCTCTCCGTTGATAGCGGTGCTAATTTGGCAGGTCCTGCTTCTAGGCGTAAACGGAGTATTCAGGAACCAGAAAGTCTGTCGGCTAATAAAAAAGAACCCAGTTCTGCAATTCAAACTTCAGCAACCCATGCTAACGCGCCTTCCGCAGCGTATGCTATGTCAAGTCTTCAAAATCAAAGCATGGAACGCGTGGAAAAACGTGTACCTATGACACGGTTGCGCGCGCGTATTGCTGAGCGACTAGTGGCAGCACAGCATAATGCGGCTATTTTAACCACTTTTAATGAAATTAACTTACAAAAAGTGATGGAGTTGCGCAGTCTCTATAAAGATAGTTTTGAAAAGAGGCACGGATCACGTTTAGGTTTCATGTCTTTTTTTACCAAGGCAGTTATTGAAGCTTTGAAGCGTTTTCCAGCGGTGAATGCGTCCATTGATGGTAATGATGTGGTTTATCATAATTATTTTGATATCGGTATTGCTGTTTCAACGGATAGGGGTCTGGTGGTTCCTATTCTACGCGATGCGGATCGTTTATCATTTGCAGAGATAGAAAAAACCATTGCCAATTATGGCCGTAAAGCCAAAGAAAATCAGATTGCTATTGAAGATATGACCGGCGGTACTTTCACTATAACCAATGGTGGAGTTTTTGGGTCACTTTTAGCTACGCCGATTATTAATCCACCCCAAAGCGCGATACTCGGAATGAACAAAATAGAGGAACGACCTGTGGCAGAAAATGGCCAAGTGGTTATTCGACCGATGATGTATGTTGCTTTATCTTATGATCATCGTATTATTGACGGCAAGGAATCAGTTAGCTTTTTAAAAACCATTAAAGAGTTACTTGAAGATCCGTCCCGTTTGTTAATTGATGTATAAGCGCTATCTCATAGCACAAAGCATAGTTTAATGGCGAGCAATCCGTTATCATTATTTTTAAAAAGTATGCTCACAGCAATGGGATTTTTGGTAAGTGCTGTAACCCAGCTGCAATTTATGTGTATATAATATTGACACATAAATTGCAGATAAAGCGGTAACGTAGACAAAAATTCTAATGCGAACAGCTAATAATTAGGAGAAAAAGAAATCCATGAATCTACATGAATACCAAGGTAAAGAACTATTTAGCGAATATGGTTTACCCGTACCCTTAGGTAAACCCGTTAGCACAGTAGAAGAGGCCTTGGCCGCTGCCGAAGCCTTAGGTGGAAATGCATGGATGGTCAAAGCACAAGTACATGCCGGCGGAAGAGGTAAGGCAGGCGGAGTTAAATATGTGACCACTAAAGAGGCGGTTGCGGCGGAAACTAAACGCCTACTTGGTCGACGTTTAGTGACTTTTCAAACCGATGAGCATGGTCAACCAGTTAATCAAATATTGATTGCTCAGCCTTGTGATATTAAACGCGAGTTATATTTAGGTGCAGTATTAGATCGCAGCACGCGTCGTGTTGTTATCATGGCGAGTACCGAAGGTGGTGTTGAAATTGAAAAGGTAGCGGAAGAAACACCCGAAAAAATATTAAAAATTACCATCGATCCTTTGCTCGGGGTGATGCCTTATCAAGCACGTGATATTGGTTTTAAATTGCAATTAACCGCTAATCAATTAAAAGAATTTACGCAGATTTTATTAGGTCTGGGTAAGATGTTCGTCGAGCGCGATCTGAGTTTAGTAGAAATTAACCCTTTGATTATTGATCAAAATGATCATGTGATTTGTTTAGATGCCAAAGTAGTGGTCGATGATAATGCTTTATTTAGACAAGCCCAATTGCGCGCAATGCGCGATCCTTCACAAGAAGATGAACGTGAAAACCGTGCTCACGATTGGGAATTGAATTATATCGCTTTAGATGGTGATATTGGCTGTATGGTGAATGGTGCAGGCTTGGCCATGGCGACCATGGATTTAATCAAGTTACACGGTGGAAGTCCTGCTAATTTCTTAGATGTTGGTGGTGGTGCTACACAAGAAAGAGTCACGGAAGCATTTAAGATCATATTATCCGATGAAAAGGTTAAAGGTATATTAGTCAACATTTTTGGCGGTATCGTCCGTTGCGATATGATCGCAGATGGAATTATTGGTGCAGTTAAGGATGTTGGCGTTAAAATTCCAGTGGTGGTGCGTTTAGAAGGTAATAATGCGGATCTAGGCGCAAAAAAATTATCTGAAAGTGGTTTAAATATCATTGCTGCGAATAGTTTAACGGGAGCTGCGGAACAAATAGTTGCCGCTGTTAAATCTCCGATGACTGCATGATACGCTTCGCATCAGAGTTTTTGGCTGCAAAATAAAACATTTTTATAAAAGGTTAGATATAAACATGAGTATATTAATCGACAAAAACACGAAAGTTATTTGCCAAGGCTTCACCGGTAAACAAGGGACATTTCATTCTGAACAGGCCATCGCATACGGAACGCAAATGGTTGGCGGTGTGACACCAGGAAAAGGTGGAACACGACATTTAGATTTACCCGTGTTTAATACGGTGGCAGATGCTATTGCAGAAACCGGTGCTGATGCCAGTGTTATTTATGTACCAGCGCCTTTTTGTAAAGATTCTATTGTTGAAGCAGCCGATGCGGGTATTTCATTAATTGTTTGTATTACTGAAGGTATTCCAGTATTGGATATGCTAGATGTGAAGGTTTATTTAGAAAATAATACCCATGCGCGTTTAATAGGACCGAATTGTCCTGGTGTGATTACACCCGGACAATGTAAAATTGGCATCATGCCAGGTTATATTCATAAACCCGGCTGCGTCGGTATCGTATCACGTTCAGGGACTCTAACTTATGAAGCGGTTAAACAAACAACTGACTTAGGCTTGGGTCAGAGTACTTGTGTCGGGATTGGTGGTGATCCGATTCCAGGCATGAATTTTGTTGATGTGCTGCGTATGTTTCAAGAAGATCCACAAACACAAGCTATTTTAATGGTTGGCGAAATTGGCGGCACAGCAGAAGAAGAAGCCGCAGATTTTATTAAAACCTACGTGACTAAGCCAGTGGTGGCTTATATTGCTGGTGTAACAGCTCCCGCTGGGAAACGTATGGGCCATGCCGGTGCGATTATTTCAGGTGGGAAAGGCACTGCTGCGGAAAAATTTAAAGCCTTAGAAGCAGCCGGTGTGCACACTGTAAAGTCTCCAGCCGATATGGGTAAAAAGGTTGCACAATTTTTATGATCATTTTTTAATGATAATACACTCACAGCGATGGGATTTTTGGCAAGGCGTCGCGAGAATGAAGCAACCGGAGTGTATTTGTTATACATGAGGATTGCGAGTTGAGCGACAACGTAGACAAAAATTCAAGTGCGAAGAGTAAGCATTCTATTTTACAGGCAATTGGAAATACGCCGCTCGTTAAATTAGAAAAAATAGTTCCAAATAAACACGTAACCATCTTAGTTAAATGTGAATTCGCTAATCCTAGCGGTAGTGTAAAAGATCGTATTGTTGATTATATTATTGCCGATGCCGAACAAAACGGTTACTTAAAACCGGGCGGCACGATAGTTGAAAATACATCAGGAAATACCGGTGCCGCTATCGCGATGCTGGCAGCTGCAAAAGGCTATCGGGCTATTTTGACTATGCCGGATAAAGTCAGTCTGGAAAAACAAAATACTTTGCGTGCCTATGGCGCTGAAATAGTGGTAACTCCAACAGCGGCTGCGCCGGATTCTCCAGAGCATTATGTCAATGTTGCTAAGCGTATTGCTATGGAAACTCCTAATAGTTTTCGACTTGATCAATATGATAATCCAAAAAATCCTGAAGCGCATTATCTCAGTACGGCACCAGAAATTTGGCAACAAACACGAGGTAATATCGATATTTTTATAGCCTCCGGTAGTACGGGTGGTACGGTGTCGGGTGTGGGTCGTTTTCTCAAAGAAAAAAAACCAACCATTAAAGTAATTATGCCCGATCCGGTGGGTTCTATTTACTATGAATATTTTAAGAATGGAAAAATTCCAGAAGGAGGGAATTGTAATTATTTAGTTGAAGGAGTGGGCGAAGATCATATTGCAAAAGCACTCGATTTTTCTGTACTGGATGAGGTTATTCCTTTTACCGATAAAGAAGCGTTTTCGATGGCGCGGCGTTTAGCCAAAGAAGAAGCGTTGTTAGTCGGAGGTTCATCAGGAGCCAATGTTTGGGCGGCATTAAAGATGGCTGCTGAATTGACCGAACCTACTACCATCGTCACTATTTTACCCGATAGCGGGATTAAATATCTCAGCAAAATTTATAATGACGAATGGATGCAAGCACAACAACTTTTGTAATAGATCTTTAACAATAAAATCAAGTCTATCACGCAGGTTATTTAAGTGGTTTAATTTTTATAGAGTAAAATAATTTGTTGATGAAGGTGAAGTACTTAAACAAAAAGTATTGCATTCACGATTAAATTTTATAATTTCTGCAGCTTCTTTAAAAGCGAGTTTACGTTCTTCTTTATCATTAGCATCAAAAAAATGTACGCCTAAATTCTTTTTCCATTTTTCTCGCATGGTTGACGCTTCAGTCCCAAAAAGTTCTTCCATGCGTTGATAAGCGACACTACTTTGCTTTCCTTCGTGGATACGTTGCAGAAGTTCTCGGCGTGCATCGAATTTTTCTTCTTCTTCCCTTTGGTTTTTATTCAACTGCATAAGACGTTCATTTTTAAATTTGATGATACTTGGATCATCTACTATTAAATAGAGTTGTGATAACAGTTGTTGTAAAAAATTCAAATCTGCTTCGCAGCAAGCTTGTAAATGTTGAGGTAGTTTTTTAAGTATAAGCTTCGCTACATTCAGAGGTTTGTCGATATATTCATTGTTTAAAAATTTATAAAAAGATCGATGTATATCTTGACGGGTGTTTTCTTTAACTACATGGATCATAAAATGATCTTTAATAAATACTTTTATGGCTAAGATACTGTTTTCAGCAACAACCGATAGAAATTCTATTGAGTAACTTTTGTTTTTTTCAAGCAGGCCATGATTTGCTTCAAAAACTTTTTTGAGTGTTTCTAAATCAAATGGTTTTTTGGTTAAAGTTTGTATCGCTAGGAGCTGAAACAGAGTAAGTGGGTAAGTATCAGTTGATTCTTGTAGCAGTGTTTGGAATAACAAATCTAGCTTATTTGCAGTCGATTTTTGTTTTGTTAAATCGTTATTAGTCATTTCAGATTCAATATTTTTATAAGAAAATTGGATTAACTGATCGATCAGATCTGAGCGTTGCTCACTTAGACAAAGATCAAGAAAATAAAGGATATTTTCTTGAAAATTTTGATTACTTACTAAAATATTTTCAAAAAAATTAAACCTTGCATTTGAATCAAGTCCAAGGAGATATGAAGTTAATATCGGATTTTGAGTTTCCAGTAATTGATTTATTAAGCATCGAATAAAATTAGCTGAAAAAATTAATGTAGGTGTACCAGAGAAGATAAATTTCAACAAATGTTCAACGAGATACGCATTTAAAATAGTTAGGTTAAATTTATTTTTATCTTTGATAAGTTTCTCTTCACATTCTTTAGCCAATATGGATAATGTCGAATGATAGTCTATTCGTTTGTCGTCGGGCATTGATAAGATAAATTTTAATTTATCGTCGAGTAAAAATTTATCTTTTAAACGAGCGCACCATTTTAGATTTCTTAAAGAACAGTTAGCCGCATTCAATTTGCTAAAATACTCACCATACAATTTTGCGGGTAGTTGCTCTAAAATATCGTTTAATAGAGGAGTACGGGTGTTATCTGGGTTAAGTCGCTCAAAAAACTGTGCTAAGCGTTCATTTGTAATGAGATGAATTTTTTTAGTAAAGATAGTTTTAATAATTTTCTTAGATATATTTATTTCTGATGCTTCATAAGCATATTCTTCAAAAATAAATAATAAATCAGGAAATTTATCCCAAGGAAAATAATTACCCGAGCGCTTAAGATCATCAATGAAATTTCGACATTTAAAATAAAAATTGCTAGGAGTTTTAAAAAAAGGTAGCCAATAATGCAGTAATAAAATCCAATATTTTGGAATATCTTGATCTAAAGAGTCTAAATTCATATGAGCTCCTTATCCTGGAGTTTGATTTAAAAACAATCATTATCTATCAAAATTAAAGTATAGCAAAAAATATTAAAAACGGATATTTTTATTTAATTAAAATTAAAAAAAATCTATTTAATTAAAAATATTATAGAATGCACCTCTTATTTTTTAGAAGAGAAACCTTATGCAAGAAAATATTTCCTTACCAATGAAAAATTCTACGCATGCTATATGTTTGTTTAATGCACAGAGACAGTTAAAAGAATTAAATTTTTTTGATCTCGCTCGCGAAGAAAAATTAAATGATATACAACAAAATTTGGAATGTGCTTTAGAAAAATGGGGTAAAAAAATTGAAAAACATTCTCGAGAAGATAAATTGAGTCTATTGGAACGCACAATAAAAAGCTTAGTTTTTTATAGTAGTTCCTTTTTTAAGAATGATACCCATCAAGAAGATCAAACAAAGTATTCGCAAAATTTTGGTATTAGTAATAGGATGAGCATTAAACATTAAATAAAAAATGCATCACATCGCCATCCTTGACCAGATAGGTTTTACCTTCTAAACGCCATTTACCCGCTTCTTTGGCGCCTTGTTCACCTTGATAACGTATGAAGTCATCATAGCTGATGACTTCAGCGCGAATAAAGCCTTTTTCAAAATCGGTATGGATGCAAGCAGCAGCCTGTGGAGCGGTTGCGCCTTTGTGCACGGTCCAAGCGCGAACTTCTTTGATACCTGCAGTGAAATAGGTTTGTAAATCTAGTAACTCATAACCAGCACGTATCAAACGATCTAAACCTGTTTCAGTTAAACCACAGGCTTGTAAGAATTCTTGTTTTTCCTCATCATTTAAATCGATACAATCTTCTTCTAATTTCGCGCAAATCGCCACTACTTTGGCTTTGTCTGCATGGGCATAAGTCTCTAATTGTTCAAGTAATGGATTATTCGCAAAACCTTGTTCATCGACATTGGCAATATACAAGGTGGATTTGAGCGTTAAAAAAGAGAAGGGACGCAACAACACTAATTCTTCAGGATTGAAATCGAGTTGACGTAATAAGCGACCTTGGTTTAATTCTGGAATAATACGTTCTAATAAATTTTTACTTAGCAGTGCCGATTTGTCATTAGACTTACTGGCTTTGTTAAGACGCAATACGGCTTTTTCAGCGCTTTCTAAATCGGCTAAGGCTAATTCAGTATGGATAGTTTGTACATCAGCAACTGGGTTGACTTGGCCTGTGACATGCACAACATCGGAATCTTCAAAGCAGCGTACAACATGCACAATTGCATCGACCTCGCGGATATGGGCAAGAAATTTATTACCTAAACCTTCACCCTGTGCGGCTCCTTGCACTAAACCGGCGATATCAACAAATTCCATCGTAGTGGGTATTATTTTTTGCGGTTTAACAATCTTGGCTAGCGCACTAAGACGTAGGTCTGGAACTGGGACGATACCCACATTTGGTTCGATGGTGCAAAAAGGGTAATTGGCCGCTGCAATACCTGCTTTGGTTAAGGCATTAAATAAAGTGGATTTTCCCACATTGGGGAGGCCAACAATGCCACATTTAAATCCCATAAAGTGTTCCTGTTATTCTTGTTGTGTATGTAAAATTTGCATCGCGTGTTCTTGGTTACCTTCGGCAAAACGGGTTAATGTACTTAGCGCAAGTTCGATGGCGAGCTCTATTCTTTGTTTATCCGTAACGGAAGGTATCCCCAAGACATAATCATGGACACGATCGCGCTGACCAGGGTGACCAATGCCGAGTCGCAAGCGCCAAAAATCTTTGCTGTGCAAATGAGCCACAATATCTTTTAAACCATTATGCCCGCCGTCACCACCACCTTGTTTATAGCGTGCCACACCGGGTAATAAATCTAAATCATCATGGACAATTAAGATGCACGCGGTGGGGATGCGATAAAAATTAGCAATGGCTTTAACTGCACGTCCGGAATCGTTCATATAGGTGCTGGGGATTAGCACGTAACATTTTCCAGATGTGAGCGACCAGGTCGTCACCGAGGCATGAAATTTATTTTCCACCTTTAAAGCGGATAAGGAATGCTGATGTAATAGCGCATCAATGAGCCATGCTCCGGCATTATGCCGGCTTTTTGCGTATTCTTTACCAGGATTCGCTAAGCCGGCAATCAGCTGTATACTCTTCGCACTTAAACTTTTGTCTATGTTGCCGCTCAATTCGCAATCCTCATCTTTATTGTGTACACCAGATTGCTGTATGGACGCGGCACTTGCCAAAAATCCCATTGCTGTGAGTATAGAGGATGAGTTCCATGCCGAGGATTAATTTTTGTCCTTTTCGGCCTTTTCTTTACCTTCACTGGCTGTTTGTTCAGCATCATCTTTGACATTGATAGCAGGTACTTCAGCCGATTCAGGTGCTGCGGTCAGATCTTCTTCGACAACCGCACGTGGTATATGAATATTGACCACCGGCCGGTCGTCTTCATGACTGATCGCTGCGGTTAATTCAACGCCTTGTGGTAAATTAAGCTGGGATAACAAGATGGATTCATCCAGTCCTAAGCTAGATACATCGACCTCAATGTACTCTGGAAGTGCTGCCGGTAAACACCGAACTTCGACGCTGTTTAATAGTTTAGTAAGGACACCGCCAGCGTCTTTGACACCCGGTGCATCGGCTTCGCCATTAAAGTGTAAGGGCACTGACATGGTGATTTTTTCTTTTG comes from the Rickettsiella endosymbiont of Rhagonycha lignosa genome and includes:
- the pth gene encoding aminoacyl-tRNA hydrolase produces the protein MQLIAGLANPGKEYAKSRHNAGAWLIDALLHQHSLSALKVENKFHASVTTWSLTSGKCYVLIPSTYMNDSGRAVKAIANFYRIPTACILIVHDDLDLLPGVARYKQGGGDGGHNGLKDIVAHLHSKDFWRLRLGIGHPGQRDRVHDYVLGIPSVTDKQRIELAIELALSTLTRFAEGNQEHAMQILHTQQE
- a CDS encoding 50S ribosomal protein L25/general stress protein Ctc, which encodes MSTNHQFELNAETREVFGSGASRRLRRLENRVPAILYGAAEPPLPVSLEHNQILRALENEAFYSHILTIKIDGIEQKAVLKDLQRHAYKPRILHVDLMRVSAKEKITMSVPLHFNGEADAPGVKDAGGVLTKLLNSVEVRCLPAALPEYIEVDVSSLGLDESILLSQLNLPQGVELTAAISHEDDRPVVNIHIPRAVVEEDLTAAPESAEVPAINVKDDAEQTASEGKEKAEKDKN